Proteins encoded by one window of Panicum virgatum strain AP13 chromosome 7N, P.virgatum_v5, whole genome shotgun sequence:
- the LOC120682382 gene encoding uncharacterized protein LOC120682382 isoform X1 codes for MEGSLEARPGVLLVGASGVGKRTILSRLLAAEIPDAHDLSSGVLCQGWTIETKYYSADLSIWTANLGEEFSLGSLPHLDRLAALVMVFDMSDESSLLTLQSWAANVDMQRFEVLLCIGNKADLVPGHDAHVEYRRRTQRLGESSSDPHPEYLDFGINESEGCGLLSEEEPCIEIRNSTLQWCIEQNIEYIEACASNTDFDKCLSVDGDSQGLERLFGALSAHMWPGMILKSGNRITAPSLVEKEESTDDESNYDFEYEVLSHGSDDQWEFVGETSTSRSFERSSEANDKQYHTHQVVNPSADSSASNALPSDRPTEATAESTVTQSNKANDSDHVDKTTADSLDNRQGDVTEANNLFEDEHYGLGGLEKLMSEIGNMRSNLRLMPDFQRREMAAKLAMKMAAMFGDDDEEAFEDI; via the exons ATGGAGGGATCCCTGGAGGCGCGGCCTGGCGTCCTTCTCGTCGGCGCCTCCGGCGTCGGCAAGCGAACCATCCTCTCCA GGCTGCTTGCAGCTGAAATACCTGACGCGCATGACTTGTCATCTGGTGTGCTGTGTCAGGG GTGGACAATTGAAACAAAGTATTACTCAGCTGACCTTTCCATCTGGACAGCGAATCTTGGTGAAGAGTTTTCTCTTGGTTCCCTCCCTCATCTAGATCGGCTGGCTGCCCTTGTTATGGTCTTCGATATGAGTGAT GAATCCTCCTTGCTTACTCTTCAAAGTTGGGCTGCCAATGTTGATATGCAGAGGTTTGAGGTCTTGTTGTGCATTGGAAATAAAGCAGATCTTGTACCTGGTCATGATGCGCATGTGGAATATAGGAGGCGTACGCAAAGGCTTGGGGAGTCAAGTTCCGATCCACACCCTGAATACTTGGATTTTGGAATAAATGAAAGTGAGGGTTGTGGCTTGTTATCAGAGGAAGAACCATGCATAGAGATCAGAAACTCTACTTTACAGTGGTGTATTGAGCAGAACATAGAGTATATTGAGGCCTGTGCTTCCAATACTGACTTTGATAAGT GTCTATCAGTGGATGGTGATAGCCAAGGCTTAGAGAGACTCTTTGGAGCACTTTCTGCACATATGTGGCCTGGAATGATTCTGAAGTCTGGAAACAGAATAACTGCTCCATCCTTGGTTGAAAAAGAAG AATCCACAGATGATGAATCAAACTATGATTTTGAGTACGAGGTCTTGTCCCATGGATCTGATGACCAGTGGGAATTCGTTGGTGAGACAAGTACTTCCAGAAGCTTCGAGAGATCAAGTGAGGCTAACGACAAACAGTATCACACACATCAAGTTGTGAATCCTAGTGCTGATTCTTCTGCATCCAATGCTCTACCGAGTGACAGACCCACAGAAGCTACTGCAGAAAGTACTGTAACTCAGAGCAACAAGGCCAACGATAGTGATCATGTGGATAAGACCACAGCTGATAGCCTTGACAATCGTCAAGGTGATGTAACAGAGGCTAACAACCTGTTTGAGGACGAGCATTATGGTCTAGGTGGCCTGGAAAAGCTGATGTCGGAGATTGGCAACATGCGATCCAACCTAAGGCTCATGCCAGACTTCCAAAGGAGGGAGATGGCTGCGAAGCTAGCCATGAAAATGGCAGCCATGTTTGGTGATGATGACGAAGAGGCATTTGAGGATATCTAA
- the LOC120682381 gene encoding calcium-dependent protein kinase 13, translated as MGNACGGALRSKHLPSFKRAASQRQDSEYSAAAADDSPKKPASRAPTPPATTDAHAGHASAPPAAGMRRGGAGAPPDVGSVLGHPTPNLRDLYALGRKLGQGQFGTTYLCTELATGVDYACKSISKRKLITREDIEDVRREIQIMHHLSGHKNVVAIKGAYEDQLYVHIVMELCAGGELFDRIIQRGHYSERKAAELTRIIVGVVEACHSLGVMHRDLKPENFLLANKDDDLSLKAIDFGLSVFFKPGQVFTDVVGSPYYVAPEVLCKSYGPAADVWTAGVILYILLSGVPPFWAETQQGIFDAVLKSVIDFDSDPWPVISDSAKDLIRRMLNPRPAERLTAHEVLCHPWIRDHGVAPDRPLDPAVLSRIKQFSAMNKLKKMALRVIAESLSEEEIAGLKEMFQTMDTDNSGAITYDELKEGLRKYGSTLKDTEIRDLMDAADIDNSGTIDYIEFIAATLHLNKLEREEHLVAAFSYFDKDGSGYITVDELQQACKEHNMPDAFLDDVINEADQDNDGRIDYGEFVAMMTKGNMGVGRRTMRNSLNISMRDAPGAF; from the exons ATGGGCAACGCATGCGGCGGCGCCCTTAGATCCAAGCACCTGCCCAGCTTCAAGCGCGCCGCGTCGCAGCGCCAGGACTCCGAGTACAGCGCCGCAGCCGCCGACGACTCGCCGAAGAAGCCCGCCTcccgcgcgcccacgccgcccgccaccaCGGACGCCCACGCGGGCCACgcgtcggcgccgcccgccgccgggatgaggcgcggcggggcgggcgcgccgccggaCGTCGGCTCCGTGCTCGGCCACCCCACGCCCAACCTCCGCGACCTCTACGCGCTGGGCCGGAAGCTCGGGCAGGGGCAGTTCGGCACCACCTACCTCTGCACCGAGCTCGCCACGGGGGTCGACTACGCCTGCAAGTCCATCTCCAAGCGCAAGCTCATCACCAGGGAGGACATCGAGGACGTGCGCCGCGAGATCCAGATCATGCACCACCTCTCCGGCCACAAGAACGTCGTCGCCATCAAGGGCGCCTACGAGGACCAGCTCTACGTGCACATCGTCATGGAGCTCTGCGCCGGAGGCGAGCTCTTCGACCGGATCATACAGCGCGGGCACTACAGCGAGCGCAAGGCCGCCGAGCTCACCAGGATCATCGTCGGGGTCGTCGAGGCCTGCCACTCGCTCGGGGTCATGCACCGGGACCTCAAGCCCGAGAACTTCCTGCTTGCCAACAAGGACGATGACCTCTCGCTCAAGGCCATCGATTTCGGGCTCTCTGTCTTCTTTAAGCCCG GTCAAGTTTTTACTGATGTCGTTGGTAGCCCATATTATGTTGCTCCAGaagttttgtgcaaaagttATGGACCAGCAGCTGATGTATGGACAGCCGGTGTCATTCTCTACATTCTGCTAAGTGGTGTACCCCCTTTTTGGGCAG AAACACAGCAAGGGATATTTGATGCTGTATTGAAAAGTGTCATCGATTTTGATTCTGACCCCTGGCCTGTGATTTCTGATAGCGCAAAAGATCTTATAAGGAGAATGCTGAATCCTCGCCCTGCGGAACGCTTAACAGCACATGAAGTTCTAT GTCATCCATGGATTCGTGATCATGGAGTAGCTCCTgatcgtccacttgatccagctgTCTTATCTCGCATCAAACAATTCTCTGCAATGAATAAGTTGAAGAAAATGGCTTTACGA GTTATAGCTGAGAGCCTCTCAGAGGAGGAAATTGCTGGGTTGAAGGAAATGTTCCAGACCATGGACACTGATAACAGCGGTGCAATTACATATGATGAGCTAAAAGAAGGATTGAGAAAATATGGCTCCACACTAAAGGATACTGAGATTCGTGATCTTATGGATGCA GCCGATATCGACAACAGCGGGACAATTGACTATATTGAATTCATTGCTGCGACGTTGCATCTCAATAAGCTGGAACGTGAGGAACATCTCGTGGCAGCCTTTTCATATTTCGACAAAGATGGTAGTGGCTACATCACAGTGGATGAACTGCAGCAAGCTTGCAAAGAGCATAACATGCCAGATGCTTTTCTTGATGATGTCATTAACGAAGCAGATCAGGATAAT GATGGCCGCATTGACTATGGAGAGTTCGTTGCCATGATGACCAAGGGCAATATGGGAGTCGGTCGAAGAACAATGAGAAACAGCCTGAATATCAGCATGAGGGACGCACCTGGTGCATTCTAG
- the LOC120682383 gene encoding protein MULTIPLE CHLOROPLAST DIVISION SITE 1-like, translating to MLLQFMLLPSLFMQIRRNIGPNFVAGFCLGIAVLAAVARQVKIRSREHDNRGSVADLVRRGQLKSGQRGNAKLRTYDDPFNNSLVKIDEDSSTAQMFGKEYRLAPVRLTKEQQEMHQKRRSHAYQWKRPTVFLREGDSLPPDVDPDTVRWIPANHPFAAASSEVDEETAKQNVYRRDGVPSRVKAEHEALQARLKASNDVTKLPSDSRSMRHNERLSGKPNLQSSELENQDRQLIIEPGKHSSDESLQSNRQEGK from the exons ATGTTACTGCAATTCATGCTCTTACCTTCTCTTTTCATGCAGATCCGGAGAAACATTGGTCCAAATTTTGTTGCTGGTTTCTGTCTTGGCATTGCTGTTTTGGCTGCTGTTGCAAGACAGGTCAAAATAAGAAGTCGAGAGCATGATAATAGAGGTTCTGTCGCTGATCTAGTAAGGCGCGGACAGTTAAAATCAGGCCAACGAGGGAA TGCAAAGCTCCGCACATATGATGATCCTTTCAACAATTCATTAGTCAAGATTGATGAGGATAGTTCTACTGCACAAATGTTTGGCAAGGAGTACCGATTAGCTCCTGTTAGGCTTACGAAAGAACAACAAGAAATGCATCAGAAAAGGAGATCACACGCATATCAGTGGAAAAGGCCAACTGTGTTTCTTAGGGAAGGCGATTCCTTACCACCAGATGTTGACCCAGATACAGTTAGATGGATTCCAGCAAACCACCCTTTCGCTGCTGCTTCAAGTGAAGTAGACGAGGAAACTGCCAAACAGAATGTTTATCGAAGGGATGGTGTCCCATCCCGTGTTAAGGCTGAACATGAAGCTTTGCAGGCAAGGCTTAAGGCTTCAAATGAT GTTACTAAACTCCCTTCGGATTCAAGGAGTATGCGGCATAATGAGAGGTTATCAGGTAAACCAAATCTTCAGAGCTCGGAGTTAGAGAACCAAGATAGACAACTGATTATCGAGCCTGGAAAACATAGCTCCGATGAAAGTTTACAGTCAAACAGGCAGGAAGGGAAATAA
- the LOC120682382 gene encoding uncharacterized protein LOC120682382 isoform X2 — protein sequence MEGSLEARPGVLLVGASGVGKRTILSRLLAAEIPDAHDLSSGVLCQGWTIETKYYSADLSIWTANLGEEFSLGSLPHLDRLAALVMVFDMSDESSLLTLQSWAANVDMQRRRTQRLGESSSDPHPEYLDFGINESEGCGLLSEEEPCIEIRNSTLQWCIEQNIEYIEACASNTDFDKCLSVDGDSQGLERLFGALSAHMWPGMILKSGNRITAPSLVEKEESTDDESNYDFEYEVLSHGSDDQWEFVGETSTSRSFERSSEANDKQYHTHQVVNPSADSSASNALPSDRPTEATAESTVTQSNKANDSDHVDKTTADSLDNRQGDVTEANNLFEDEHYGLGGLEKLMSEIGNMRSNLRLMPDFQRREMAAKLAMKMAAMFGDDDEEAFEDI from the exons ATGGAGGGATCCCTGGAGGCGCGGCCTGGCGTCCTTCTCGTCGGCGCCTCCGGCGTCGGCAAGCGAACCATCCTCTCCA GGCTGCTTGCAGCTGAAATACCTGACGCGCATGACTTGTCATCTGGTGTGCTGTGTCAGGG GTGGACAATTGAAACAAAGTATTACTCAGCTGACCTTTCCATCTGGACAGCGAATCTTGGTGAAGAGTTTTCTCTTGGTTCCCTCCCTCATCTAGATCGGCTGGCTGCCCTTGTTATGGTCTTCGATATGAGTGAT GAATCCTCCTTGCTTACTCTTCAAAGTTGGGCTGCCAATGTTGATATGCAGAG GAGGCGTACGCAAAGGCTTGGGGAGTCAAGTTCCGATCCACACCCTGAATACTTGGATTTTGGAATAAATGAAAGTGAGGGTTGTGGCTTGTTATCAGAGGAAGAACCATGCATAGAGATCAGAAACTCTACTTTACAGTGGTGTATTGAGCAGAACATAGAGTATATTGAGGCCTGTGCTTCCAATACTGACTTTGATAAGT GTCTATCAGTGGATGGTGATAGCCAAGGCTTAGAGAGACTCTTTGGAGCACTTTCTGCACATATGTGGCCTGGAATGATTCTGAAGTCTGGAAACAGAATAACTGCTCCATCCTTGGTTGAAAAAGAAG AATCCACAGATGATGAATCAAACTATGATTTTGAGTACGAGGTCTTGTCCCATGGATCTGATGACCAGTGGGAATTCGTTGGTGAGACAAGTACTTCCAGAAGCTTCGAGAGATCAAGTGAGGCTAACGACAAACAGTATCACACACATCAAGTTGTGAATCCTAGTGCTGATTCTTCTGCATCCAATGCTCTACCGAGTGACAGACCCACAGAAGCTACTGCAGAAAGTACTGTAACTCAGAGCAACAAGGCCAACGATAGTGATCATGTGGATAAGACCACAGCTGATAGCCTTGACAATCGTCAAGGTGATGTAACAGAGGCTAACAACCTGTTTGAGGACGAGCATTATGGTCTAGGTGGCCTGGAAAAGCTGATGTCGGAGATTGGCAACATGCGATCCAACCTAAGGCTCATGCCAGACTTCCAAAGGAGGGAGATGGCTGCGAAGCTAGCCATGAAAATGGCAGCCATGTTTGGTGATGATGACGAAGAGGCATTTGAGGATATCTAA
- the LOC120682380 gene encoding putative pentatricopeptide repeat-containing protein At3g11460, mitochondrial, with amino-acid sequence MVATPWPPPPPPPPAAAAASYMEVTQAFAEALRSCSARGVLSGARALHGRLVAVGLASAVFLQNTLLHAYLSCGALPDARRLLQTDIASPNVITHNVMLNGYAKLGRLSDAVELFDRMPARDVASWNTLMSGYFQNRQQLAALETFQSMHQSGDSSPNAFTFSCAMKSCGALGWHDLALQLLGMVQKFDSQYDSEVATSLVDMFVRCGAVDLASSLFVRVENPTIFCRNSMLMGYAKTYGVDCALELFDSMPERDVVSWNMMVSALSQSGRVREALDMVVEMYSKGVRLDSTTYTSSLTACARLSSLGWGKQLHAQVIRNLPRIDPYVASALVELYAKGGCFKEAKAVFNSLRDRNSVAWTVLISGFLQYGCFTESVELFNQMRAELMTLDQFALATLISGCCSRMDLCLGRQLHPLCLKSGQIQAVVVSNSLISMYAKCGNLQSAELIFRFMNERDIVSWTSMITAYSQVGNIMKARQFFDGMSTKNVITWNAMLGAYIQHGAEEDGLKMYSAMLSEKDVRPDWVTYVTLFKGCADLGASKLGDQIIGGTVKVGLILDTSVVNAVITMYSKCGRILEARKVFDFLNGKDLVSWNSMITGYSQHGMGKQAIEIFDDMLKRGAKPDYISYVAVLSGCSHSGLVQEGKSYFDMMKRVHNISPGLEHFSCMVDLLGRSGHPTEAKDLIDKMPMKPTTEVWGALLSACKIHGNNELAELAAKHLFELDSPDSGSYMLMAKIYADAGKSDDSARVRKLMRDKGIKKNPGYSWMEVDNKVHVFKADDVSHPQVIAIRNKLDKLMERIAALGYVRTESPRSEIHHSEKLAVAFGLMSLPDWMPIHIMKNLRICGDCHTVIKLISSVTGREFVIRDAVRFHHFKGGSCSCGDYW; translated from the coding sequence ATGGTGGCGACCccatggccgccaccgccgcctcctcctccggcagcggcggctgccTCCTACATGGAGGTCACGCAGGCTTTTGCCGAAGCGCTGCGCTCGTGCAGTGCACGCGGCGTGCTCTCCGGAGCCCGCGCGCTGCACGGCCGCCTCGTCGCCGTGGGCCTCGCGTCCGCCGTCTTCCTCCAGAACACGCTCCTCCACGCCTACCTATCCTGCGGAGCCCTCCCCGACGCCCGACGCCTGCTGCAGACGGACATCGCAAGTCCCAACGTCATCACACACAACGTCATGCTCAATGGGTACGCCAAGCTCGGGCGCCTGAGCGATGCCGTGGAGCTGTTCGATAGAATGCCCGCCAGAGATGTGGCCTCTTGGAACACGCTCATGTCCGGATACTTTCAGAACCGGCAGCAGTTGGCTGCTCTCGAAACCTTTCAGTCCATGCACCAAAGCGGGGATTCGTCGCCAAATGCATTCACATTcagttgtgccatgaagtcttGTGGTGCCCTTGGATGGCACGATTTGGCACTGCAGCTTCTTGGGATGGTTCAGAAGTTCGATTCCCAGTATGACAGTGAAGTAGCAACTTCCCTTGTGGACATGTTTGTGAGATGCGGAGCTGTCGATTTAGCTTCAAGTTTGTTTGTCCGCGTAGAAAACCCCACTATTTTCTGCCGGAACAGTATGCTGATGGGGTATGCCAAGACATATGGTGTTGACTGTGCTCTCGAGCTTTTTGATAGCATGCCTGAACGAGATGTTGTTTCATGGAACATGATGGTGTCAGCATTATCTCAGAGTGGTCGAGTCAGAGAAGCCCTTGATATGGTTGTAGAGATGTACAGCAAAGGCGTGCGTCTTGATTCAACAACGTACACTAGTTCTCTTACTGCATGTGCCAGGTTGTCTTCTTTGGGATGGGGTAAACAGCTACATGCTCAGGTGATTCGGAACCTACCCCGCATTGATCCATATGTTGCTAGTGCTCTTGTTGAGCTATATGCAAAAGGTGGCTGTTTCAAGGAAGCTAAGGCGGTGTTCAACTCTTTACGTGATCGTAATAGCGTGGCATGGACAGTTCTCATATCTGGATTCTTGCAGTATGGATGTTTCACTGAATCTGTTGAGTTGTTCAACCAGATGAGAGCTGAGTTGATGACACTTGATCAATTTGCACTGGCAACTCTTATAAGTGGCTGCTGCAGCAGGATGGATTTGTGCCTCGGGAGGCAGCTGCATCCACTTTGTCTGAAAAGTGGGCAGATCCAAGCTGTTGTCGTCTCCAATTCTCTTATCTCTATGTATGCAAAGTGTGGTAATCTCCAAAGTGCTGAACTTATATTCAGATTTATGAATGAAAGGGACATTGTATCATGGACAAGCATGATTACTGCATATTCTCAAGTAGGGAACATCATGAAAGCTCGCCAGTTCTTTGATGGCATGTCCACAAAAAATGTAATTACATGGAATGCTATGTTGGGTGCATATATACAACATGGAGCTGAGGAAGATGGCCTCAAGATGTATAGTGCTATGCTAAGTGAGAAGGATGTCAGACCTGACTGGGTTACCTATGTCACATTGTTCAAAGGCTGTGCAGATTTAGGTGCAAGCAAACTTGGAGATCAGATAATTGGTGGTACTGTAAAGGTTGGTCTCATCTTAGACACATCTGTTGTGAATGCAGTTATTACAATGTATTCCAAGTGCGGAAGGATATTAGAAGCTCGAAAAGTATTCGACTTCCTGAATGGGAAGGATCTTGTATCTTGGAATTCCATGATCACTGGTTATTCACAGCATGGCATGGGAAAGCAAGCCATTGAGATTTTTGACGACATGCTGAAAAGAGGTGCAAAGCCAGACTACATAAGCTATGTTGCAGTTCTGTCAGGTTGTAGCCACTCTGGACTCGTGCAGGAGGGTAAATCTTATTTTGATATGATGAAGAGGGTCCATAACATATCACCCGGATTGGAACACTTCTCATGCATGGTGGATCTACTTGGCCGCTCAGGGCACCCGACAGAAGCCAAGGATCTTATTGACAAGATGCCGATGAAACCAACCACTGAGGTTTGGGGAGCTCTTCTTAGCGCCTGCAAGATACATGGGAACAATGAGCTCGCTGAACTTGCAGCAAAACACTTGTTTGAGCTGGACTCACCCGATTCTGGGAGCTACATGCTTATGGCCAAGATCTATGCCGATGCCGGGAAATCCGATGATTCTGCGCGGGTCAGGAAGCTGATGAGGGACAAGGGGATCAAGAAGAACCCGGGCTACAGCTGGATGGAGGTTGACAACAAGGTCCACGTCTTCAAAGCAGATGATGTGAGCCATCCACAGGTGATTGCGATCAGGAACAAGCTGGATAAGCTCATGGAGAGGATTGCAGCCCTAGGGTACGTGAGGACTGAGTCCCCGCGCTCCGAGATTCACCACAGCGAGAAGCTGGCTGTGGCATTCGGGCTCATGAGCTTGCCCGACTGGATGCCGATCCACATTATGAAGAACCTGCGGATTTGCGGCGACTGCCACACAGTGATCAAGCTGATATCGTCTGTTACCGGCCGGGAGTTTGTGATTCGGGATGCCGTGCGATTCCACCACTTCAAAGGTGGTTCCTGCTCTTGCGGGGATTATTGGTGA